The following proteins come from a genomic window of Macaca thibetana thibetana isolate TM-01 chromosome 15, ASM2454274v1, whole genome shotgun sequence:
- the LOC126937604 gene encoding interferon alpha-17-like has product MALSFSLLMAVVVLSYKSICSLGCDPPQTHSLGHRRALILLAQMGRISPFSCLKDRHDFGFPQEEFDGNQFQKAQAISVLHEMIQQTFNLFSTKDSSAAWEQNLLEKFSAELYQQLNDLEACVIAEPGMEETLLMNEDSILAVKKYFQRITLYLTEKKYSPCAWEVVRAEIMRSLSFSTNLQRKLRRKD; this is encoded by the coding sequence ATGGCCCTGTCCTTTTCTTTACTGATGGCCGTGGTGGTGCTCAGCTACAAATCCATCTGCTCTCTGGGCTGTGATCCTCCCCAGACCCACAGCCTGGGTCATAGGAGGGCCTTGATACTCCTGGCACAAATGGGAAGaatctctcctttctcctgtCTGAAGGACAGACATGACTTTGGATTCCCCCAGGAGGAGTTTGATGGCAACCAGTTCCAGAAGGCTCAAGCCATCTCTGTCCTCCATGAGATGATCCAGCAGACCTTCAATCTCTTCAGCACAAAGGACTCATCTGCTGCTTGGGAACAGAACCTCCTAGAAAAATTTTCCGCTGAGCTTTACCAGCAACTGAATGACCTGGAAGCCTGTGTGATAGCAGAGCCTGGGATGGAAGAGACTCTCTTGATGAATGAGGACTCCATCCTGGCTGTGAAGAAATACTTCCAAAGAATCACTCTCTATCTGACGGAGAAGAAGTACAGcccttgtgcctgggaggttgtCAGAGCAGAAATCATGAGATCCCTCTCTTTTTCAACAAACTTGCAAAGAAAATTAAGGAGGAAGGATTGA
- the IFNA21 gene encoding interferon alpha-21 — MALSFSLLVAVVVLSYKSICSLGCDLPRTHSLGHRRALILLAQMGRISPFSCLKDRHDFGFPQEEFDGNQFQKAQAISVLHEMIQQTFNLFSTKDSSAAWEHSLLEKFSTGLYQQLNDLEACVIQEVGVEETPLTNVDCILAVRKYFQRITLYLMEKKYSPCAWEVVRAEIMRSFSFSTTLQERLRRK, encoded by the coding sequence ATGGCCCTGTCCTTTTCTTTACTGGTGGCCGTGGTGGTGCTCAGCTACAAATCCATCTGCTCTCTGGGCTGTGATCTGCCTCGGACCCACAGCCTGGGTCATAGGAGGGCCTTGATACTCCTGGCACAAATGGGAAGaatctctcctttctcctgtCTGAAGGACAGACATGACTTTGGATTCCCCCAGGAGGAGTTTGATGGCAACCAGTTCCAGAAGGCTCAAGCCATCTCTGTCCTCCATGAGATGATCCAGCAGACCTTCAATCTCTTCAGCACAAAGGACTCATCTGCTGCTTGGGAACACAGCCTCCTAGAGAAATTTTCCACTGGACTTTACCAGCAACTGAATGACCTGGAAGCCTGTGTGATACAGGAGGTTGGAGTGGAAGAGACTCCACTGACGAATGTGGACTGCATCCTGGCTgtgaggaaatacttccaaagaATCACCCTCTATCTGATGGAGAAGAAATACAGcccttgtgcctgggaggttgtCAGAGCAGAAATCATGAGATCCTTCTCTTTTTCAACAACCTTACAAGAAAGATTAAGGAGGAAATAA
- the LOC126937611 gene encoding interferon alpha-4 — translation MALSFSLLMAVVVLSYKSICSLGCDLPQTHSLGHRRALILLAQMGRISPFSCLKDRRDFGFPQEEFDGNQFQKAQAISVLHEMIQQTFNLFSTKDSSAAWEHSLLEKFSAELYQQLNDLEACVIAEPGMEETLLMNEDSILAVKKYFQRITLYLTEKKYSPCAWEVVRAEIMRSLSFSTNLQKRLRRKD, via the coding sequence ATGGCCCTGTCCTTTTCTTTACTAATGGCCGTGGTGGTGCTCAGCTACAAATCCATCTGCTCTCTGGGCTGTGATCTTCCTCAGACCCACAGCCTGGGTCATAGGAGGGCCTTGATACTCCTAGCACAAATGGGAAGaatctctcctttctcctgtCTGAAGGACAGACGTGACTTTGGATTCCCCCAGGAGGAGTTTGATGGCAACCAGTTCCAGAAGGCTCAAGCCATCTCTGTCCTCCATGAGATGATCCAGCAGACCTTCAATCTCTTCAGCACAAAGGACTCATCTGCTGCTTGGGAACACAGCCTCCTAGAAAAATTTTCCGCTGAGCTTTACCAGCAACTGAATGACCTGGAAGCCTGTGTGATAGCAGAGCCTGGGATGGAAGAGACTCTCTTGATGAATGAGGACTCCATCCTGGCTGTGAAGAAATACTTCCAAAGAATCACTCTCTATCTGACGGAGAAGAAATACAGCCCATGTGCCTGGGAGGTTGTCAGAGCAGAAATCATGAGATCCCTCTCTTTTTCAACAAACTTGCAAAAAAGATTAAGGAGGAAGGATTGA